A section of the Maylandia zebra isolate NMK-2024a linkage group LG8, Mzebra_GT3a, whole genome shotgun sequence genome encodes:
- the LOC101476638 gene encoding 5-hydroxytryptamine receptor 3A — protein MDLALQPHLPFTKASTEMVSVEWRLSRGSGGAQQRDNEVEVEKLCNFQAIVQHLDLSKDSIKYTVSRPIINNSHHTDVVLDMKLYAILDMREIDQTLISYIWVYLSWKNEYTKWDPDQFCGIKQITIPTEYLWMPDITISEMTERDKASPSPYLSIESGGLVEYRNDQVIVSTCKLHVYKFPFDVQRCNLSFKSIMHSDEEIKLQFNETNNTVTEWSRNVMQTQYEWLFINMSVTTKTVNEFDFNQLMIVYTITMKRRSVLYIANFLLPVFFFLVLDLASFLILDSGGEKLGFKITVLLAVTVMQLLLNEILPSSSDSIPLIAVYCIGVFALMLLSLLETILVMHLIEKDSPAQDNETDGNQSLVECCEEKQDISNFHSCFRDMKRCSHCASVHDVSVDERPTVSTSINSLPPLTIKGCSCNLMKMFFPLEKVSGDLRETRKTVTLHSTNKKSGYWTNIC, from the exons ATGGATCTGGCCCTTCAGCCCCACCTGCCATTCACCAAAGCCTCaacagaaatggtctcagtggaatgGAGGCTGTCAAGAGGCTCAGg AGGAGCTCAGCAGAGAG ATAATGAAGTGGAAGTGGAGAAACTCTGCAATTTTCAGGCTATTGTACAGCACCTGGATCTAAGTAAAGACAGTATTAAGTACACTGTGAGCCGGCCCATTATAAACAACAGTCATCATACAGATGTTGTGCTTGACATGAAACTCTACGCTATTCTGGATATG AGAGAAATTGACCAGACCTTAATTTCTTACATTTGGGTTTATTTG TCATGGAAAAACGAGTACACTAAGTGGGATCCAGATCAATTCTGTGGAATTAAACAAATAACAATTCCTACTGAATATTTGTGGATGCCAGATATAACTATTTCAGAGAT gacagagagagacaaagcCTCTCCGAGTCCTTATCTCTCCATTGAAAGCGGTGGTTTGGTTGAATACAGAAATGACCAGGTGATCGTAAGCACCTGCAAGCTGCACGTGTACAAATTCCCTTTTGATGTTCAGAGGTGTAACCTCTCCTTTAAGTCTATCATGCACTCTG ATGAAGAAATAAAGTTACAATTCAACGAAACCAATAATACGGTCACAGAATGGTCTCGAAATGTGATGCAGACACAATACGAGTGGCTGTTTATCAACATGTCAGTTACCACCAAAACTGTCAATGAATTTGACTTCAACCAACTTATGATTGTTTACACT ATTACCATGAAGAGGAGGTCTGTCCTCTACATTGCCAATTTCTTGCTGccagtcttcttcttcttggttctGGACTTAGCCTCCTTCCTGATATTAGACAGTGGAGGTGAGAAGCTCGGCTTCAAGATCACTGTCCTGCTCGCtgtcacagtgatgcagcttCTTCTCAATGAGATTCTGCCCAGCTCTTCAGACAGTATTCCACTTATAG CTGTCTATTGCATTGGGGTTTTTGCTCTGATGCTGCTCAGCCTCCTGGAGACAATTTTGGTGATGCATCTGATTGAGAAAGACTCGCCAGCCCAGGATAATGAGACAGATGGAAACCAAAGCCTGGTGGAGTGCTGTGAGGAGAAACAGGACATATCCAACTTTCACAGCTGTTTTAGAG acatgaagagatgtagtcattgtgCATCTGTTCATGATGTATCTGTGGATGAAAGACCAACTGTGTCTACATCAATCAACAGTCTGCCACCACTGACTATAAAG GGTTGTAGCTGCAACCTGATGAAGATGTTCTTTCCACTGGAAAAAGTCTCGGGTGACCTGCGGGAGACTAGGAAAACCGTGACTCTGCACAGTACCAACAAGAAGTCCGGCTACTGGACCAATATA TGCTGA